A window from Streptomyces sp. NBC_00271 encodes these proteins:
- a CDS encoding helix-turn-helix transcriptional regulator, with the protein MAQTSGTPFIGRDDELARLTGVLDRARAGTPRAVVLSGDAGVGKTRVLTEAAAHATRTGMTVLTGHCVDLGDVGLPYLPFTEILGVLGGDERFAAALAAHPAVDRLLGSGSGTDTDSGSRLRLFEGVAGLLADAADITPLLLVLEDLHWADQSSRDLLRFLLSRGVLQNPTPGSPTHHLALFASYRSDDLHRRHPLRPLLAELARLPSVDRLELRPMADAEVARLVRALRTDALSDTTVRRIVDRAEGNAFYAEELLAALPGDLDPAAPAMPSGLADLLLIRIEQLSDTAQQVLRTAAVAGRRVEHDLLRDAVQLPEDELESALREAVGRQLLVPGDDATYSFRHALAREAVYTDLLPGERVRLHGAFAKLLAGRGHTAKSAAERAHHSRESHDLADALTASLEAADHAQRVGAPAEELHHVEAALELWPAVDPGARPRTGDPVTLTLRASAAAAHAGETHRAVSLTRAALARAGSDADSELAARVRYTLAGNLMRVDSLKAAFTYSSEALAMIPAEPPSHTWVWAAATHVMAARYMGHDEDAERVARQALRTAEELRLADAQADLIISLVGLEDHNRRTAEGRERLRQARDLARHAGNVSIEMRALFNLAIGAYESGALDECLTWLAEGLEWANRSGLVSSPYALELRYLQSLILYTLGRWDECARAAAVDAERLPPAGGFAVGPALYVALARGEEGAAERAHALLDGPFDWMATLVAGIVLTDAAALRGDPEGAVTSVRTTLAALSEGSGSGRPDIGVRLAALALSAVADAAVELRLTGGGAGARHWADLATELVEVARRTAAKGEDGTRQGPEGLAWLARAEAEWLRAHSGPEVAAWEKAVAAFDYGDPYELARCERRLAEALLVADRREEAAERARAARDTADRLGAVPLREELDTLIRRGRLADSPSAADRVPALTARESDVLRLLARGRTNRQIGEELFITGKTASVHVSNILAKLGASGRTEAVAIAYREGLVEPPRDSRA; encoded by the coding sequence GTGGCACAGACATCCGGTACGCCGTTCATCGGCCGGGACGACGAACTCGCGCGGCTCACCGGCGTGCTGGACCGCGCCCGCGCAGGCACCCCCCGCGCCGTCGTCCTCTCCGGAGACGCCGGCGTCGGCAAGACCCGCGTCCTGACGGAGGCCGCCGCACACGCCACGCGCACCGGCATGACGGTGCTCACCGGCCACTGCGTGGACCTCGGCGACGTGGGCCTGCCCTATCTGCCGTTCACGGAGATCCTCGGCGTGCTCGGCGGAGACGAGCGGTTCGCCGCCGCCCTCGCGGCCCACCCGGCGGTCGACCGCCTGCTGGGCTCCGGCAGCGGGACGGACACGGACTCCGGCAGCCGACTGCGACTCTTCGAGGGCGTGGCCGGCCTGCTGGCGGACGCCGCCGACATCACCCCCCTCCTCCTGGTCCTCGAAGACCTCCACTGGGCGGACCAGTCGTCGAGGGACCTCCTGCGCTTCCTCCTCAGCCGAGGCGTCCTGCAGAATCCGACCCCCGGCTCCCCCACCCACCACCTCGCCCTCTTCGCCTCGTACCGCTCGGACGACCTGCACCGCCGCCACCCCCTGCGCCCCCTGCTCGCCGAACTGGCCCGGCTGCCCTCCGTGGACCGGCTCGAACTGCGCCCCATGGCCGACGCCGAAGTGGCCCGCCTCGTGCGCGCCCTGCGCACGGACGCCCTCTCCGACACCACCGTCCGCCGCATCGTCGACCGCGCCGAGGGCAACGCCTTCTACGCGGAGGAGCTGCTCGCCGCGCTCCCGGGCGACCTCGACCCGGCGGCGCCCGCCATGCCGAGCGGCCTCGCCGACCTCCTCCTCATCCGGATCGAGCAACTCTCCGACACCGCCCAGCAGGTACTGCGCACGGCCGCGGTCGCCGGGCGGCGCGTCGAGCACGACCTGCTTCGTGACGCCGTACAACTGCCGGAGGACGAGCTGGAGTCGGCGCTGCGGGAGGCCGTAGGACGGCAGCTGCTGGTCCCCGGCGACGACGCCACGTACTCCTTCCGGCACGCCCTCGCCCGTGAGGCCGTCTACACCGATCTGCTGCCCGGCGAGCGGGTCCGGCTGCACGGCGCGTTCGCCAAACTCCTCGCCGGTCGCGGTCACACGGCGAAGAGCGCGGCCGAGCGCGCCCACCACTCGCGGGAGAGCCACGATCTCGCGGACGCGCTGACCGCCTCACTGGAAGCCGCCGACCACGCCCAGCGGGTCGGCGCGCCCGCCGAGGAGCTGCACCACGTGGAGGCCGCGCTCGAACTGTGGCCCGCCGTGGACCCCGGCGCCCGCCCCCGCACCGGCGACCCGGTCACGCTCACCCTGCGCGCCTCCGCCGCCGCCGCGCACGCCGGGGAGACCCACCGGGCGGTCTCCCTCACCCGCGCCGCACTCGCCAGGGCGGGGTCGGACGCGGACTCGGAGCTCGCCGCCCGCGTCCGCTACACCCTCGCGGGCAATCTGATGCGCGTCGACAGTCTGAAGGCCGCCTTCACCTACAGCAGCGAGGCACTGGCCATGATCCCGGCCGAGCCCCCGTCGCACACCTGGGTGTGGGCGGCGGCCACCCATGTCATGGCCGCGCGGTACATGGGCCACGACGAGGACGCGGAGCGCGTCGCCCGGCAGGCGCTGCGCACCGCCGAGGAGCTCCGACTCGCCGACGCCCAGGCCGACTTGATCATCTCCCTGGTCGGTCTGGAGGACCACAACCGGCGTACGGCCGAGGGCCGGGAGCGGCTTCGGCAGGCCCGTGACCTGGCCCGGCACGCCGGCAATGTCTCCATCGAGATGCGCGCCCTGTTCAACCTCGCCATCGGGGCCTACGAATCCGGGGCCCTGGACGAGTGCCTGACCTGGCTCGCCGAGGGACTCGAGTGGGCGAACCGCTCCGGCCTCGTCTCCTCCCCGTACGCGCTGGAGCTGCGCTACCTGCAGTCCCTGATCCTCTACACCCTGGGCCGCTGGGACGAGTGCGCGCGGGCGGCCGCCGTCGATGCCGAACGGCTGCCACCGGCCGGCGGCTTCGCCGTCGGGCCCGCGTTGTACGTCGCCCTGGCGCGCGGCGAGGAAGGAGCCGCCGAGCGGGCCCACGCGCTGCTCGACGGACCCTTCGACTGGATGGCCACGCTCGTGGCGGGCATCGTGCTGACCGACGCCGCCGCCCTGCGCGGCGACCCCGAGGGCGCCGTGACCTCCGTGCGGACGACACTCGCGGCACTCAGCGAAGGCTCCGGCAGCGGGCGGCCCGACATCGGTGTGCGGCTCGCGGCGCTGGCTCTGTCGGCGGTCGCGGACGCCGCCGTCGAGCTGCGTCTGACCGGCGGCGGGGCGGGCGCCCGGCACTGGGCGGACCTCGCGACCGAGCTGGTGGAGGTGGCCCGGCGCACGGCCGCGAAGGGGGAGGACGGCACGCGGCAGGGACCGGAGGGGCTGGCCTGGCTCGCCCGCGCCGAGGCGGAGTGGCTGCGCGCGCACTCGGGTCCCGAGGTGGCCGCCTGGGAGAAGGCGGTCGCCGCGTTCGACTACGGCGATCCCTATGAACTGGCCCGCTGCGAAAGACGGTTGGCCGAGGCGCTGCTCGTGGCGGACCGTCGGGAAGAGGCCGCCGAGCGGGCCCGCGCGGCGCGCGACACCGCCGACCGGCTCGGCGCCGTACCGCTGCGCGAGGAGCTGGACACCCTGATCCGGCGCGGTCGGCTCGCCGACTCACCGTCCGCCGCGGACCGTGTCCCGGCGCTGACCGCCCGCGAGAGCGATGTCCTGAGGCTGCTGGCGCGCGGCCGCACCAACCGTCAGATCGGTGAGGAGCTGTTCATCACGGGCAAGACGGCGAGCGTGCACGTCTCCAACATCCTCGCCAAGCTGGGCGCCTCGGGCCGTACCGAGGCCGTGGCCATCGCCTACCGGGAGGGGCTGGTCGAGCCGCCCCGGGACTCCCGCGCCTGA
- a CDS encoding TetR/AcrR family transcriptional regulator has protein sequence MGHREDLLEGAKRCLLEKGFVRTTARDIVKESGTNLASIGYHYGSKDALLTQAFVELVQEWGEKFAPHQEHEGAPGGSVERFHDVWARMLESFEDFKPVWAASMEIVTQGERVPQLRDLMAKAQIEGRSGLVAMLTGLDEETLDERTVQSLGGFYQALLNGLMVQWLFDPASASTADDLTEGLRRVIEGATGSRD, from the coding sequence ATGGGACACCGTGAGGATCTGCTCGAAGGCGCCAAGCGCTGCCTGCTGGAGAAGGGGTTCGTGCGCACCACGGCGCGCGACATCGTGAAGGAGTCCGGGACGAACCTGGCGTCCATCGGCTACCACTACGGGTCGAAGGACGCGCTGCTGACGCAGGCCTTCGTGGAACTGGTGCAGGAGTGGGGCGAGAAGTTCGCCCCGCACCAGGAGCACGAGGGCGCGCCCGGGGGTTCCGTGGAGCGGTTCCATGACGTGTGGGCGCGGATGCTGGAGTCCTTCGAGGACTTCAAGCCCGTGTGGGCGGCCAGCATGGAGATCGTGACGCAGGGGGAGCGGGTGCCGCAGCTGCGGGACCTCATGGCGAAGGCGCAGATCGAGGGACGGTCCGGGCTCGTCGCGATGCTCACGGGCCTGGACGAGGAGACGCTCGACGAACGCACCGTCCAGTCCCTCGGCGGCTTCTACCAGGCGCTGCTCAACGGTCTGATGGTGCAGTGGCTCTTCGACCCGGCGAGCGCCTCCACGGCCGACGACCTCACGGAGGGGCTGCGACGGGTGATCGAGGGGGCGACCGGCTCGCGGGACTGA
- the serA gene encoding phosphoglycerate dehydrogenase, with the protein MSSKPVVLIAEELSPATVDALGPDFEIRHANGADRAELLPAIADVDAILIRSATKVDAEAVAAAKKLKVVARAGVGLDNVDVSAATKAGVMVVNAPTSNIVTAAELACGLLLATARHIPQANSALKNGEWKRSKYTGVELAEKTLGVVGLGRIGALVAQRMSAFGMKVVAYDPYVQPARAAQMGVKVLSLDELLEVSDFITVHLPKTPETVGLIGDEALHKVKPSVRIVNAARGGIVDEEALFSALKEGRVAGAGLDVYAKEPCTDSPLFELDQVVCTPHLGASTDEAQEKAGVSVARSVRLALAGELVPDAVNVQGGVIAEDVKPGLPLAEKLGRIFTALAGEVAVRLDVEVYGEITQHDVKVLELSALKGVFEDVVDETVSYVNAPLFAQERGVEVRLTTSSESPDHRNVVTVRGTLGDGQEISVSGTLAGPKHLQKIVAVGEYDVDLALAAHMVVLSYEDRPGVVGTVGRILGEAGINIAGMQVARAAAGGEALAVLTVDDTVSQNVLSDVAEEIGATSARSVNLV; encoded by the coding sequence GTGAGCTCGAAACCTGTCGTACTCATCGCTGAAGAGCTGTCGCCCGCGACCGTCGACGCCCTGGGCCCGGACTTCGAGATCCGGCACGCGAACGGCGCGGACCGCGCCGAGCTGCTGCCCGCGATCGCCGACGTCGACGCGATCCTGATCCGTTCGGCCACCAAGGTCGACGCGGAGGCCGTCGCCGCCGCGAAGAAGCTCAAGGTCGTCGCACGAGCCGGCGTCGGCCTGGACAACGTCGACGTCTCCGCCGCCACCAAGGCCGGCGTGATGGTCGTCAACGCCCCCACCTCGAACATCGTGACCGCGGCCGAGCTGGCCTGCGGCCTCCTCCTCGCCACCGCGCGCCACATCCCGCAGGCCAACTCTGCGCTGAAGAACGGCGAGTGGAAGCGCTCGAAGTACACCGGAGTCGAGCTCGCCGAGAAGACCCTCGGTGTCGTCGGCCTCGGCCGCATCGGCGCGCTGGTCGCCCAGCGCATGTCCGCGTTCGGCATGAAGGTCGTCGCCTACGACCCCTACGTCCAGCCTGCCCGGGCCGCGCAGATGGGCGTCAAGGTCCTCTCCCTCGACGAGCTGCTCGAGGTCTCGGACTTCATCACCGTGCACCTGCCCAAGACCCCCGAGACGGTCGGTCTCATCGGCGACGAGGCGCTGCACAAGGTCAAGCCGTCGGTGCGGATCGTCAACGCCGCGCGCGGCGGGATCGTCGACGAGGAGGCGCTGTTCTCGGCGCTCAAGGAGGGCCGCGTCGCCGGCGCCGGCCTCGACGTGTACGCGAAGGAGCCCTGCACGGACTCCCCGCTCTTCGAGCTCGACCAGGTCGTCTGCACCCCGCACCTCGGCGCCTCCACGGACGAGGCGCAGGAGAAGGCCGGCGTCTCCGTCGCCCGCTCGGTGCGCCTTGCGCTCGCCGGTGAGCTCGTCCCGGACGCGGTGAACGTGCAGGGCGGTGTCATCGCCGAGGACGTCAAGCCCGGTCTGCCGCTCGCCGAGAAGCTCGGCCGCATCTTCACCGCCCTCGCGGGCGAGGTCGCGGTCCGCCTCGACGTCGAGGTGTACGGCGAGATCACCCAGCACGACGTCAAGGTGCTCGAACTCTCCGCGCTCAAGGGTGTGTTCGAGGACGTCGTCGACGAGACGGTGTCCTACGTCAACGCCCCGCTGTTCGCGCAGGAGCGCGGCGTCGAGGTCCGTCTGACCACGAGCTCGGAGTCCCCCGACCACCGCAACGTGGTCACCGTGCGCGGCACGCTCGGCGACGGCCAGGAGATCTCGGTCTCCGGCACGCTGGCCGGCCCCAAGCACCTGCAGAAGATCGTCGCCGTCGGCGAGTACGACGTGGACCTCGCGCTCGCCGCCCACATGGTCGTGCTGAGCTACGAGGACCGTCCCGGTGTCGTCGGCACCGTCGGCCGCATCCTCGGCGAGGCGGGCATCAACATCGCCGGCATGCAGGTCGCGCGTGCCGCCGCGGGCGGCGAGGCCCTAGCGGTCCTCACCGTCGACGACACGGTCTCGCAGAACGTGCTGAGCGATGTGGCCGAGGAGATCGGCGCCACCTCGGCGCGCTCGGTGAACCTCGTCTGA
- the ilvN gene encoding acetolactate synthase small subunit, translating to MSTKHTLSVLVENKPGVLARITALFSRRGFNIDSLAVGVTEHPDISRITIVVNVIEALPLEQVTKQLNKLVNVLKIVELEPGSAVQRELVLVKVRADNETRSQIVEIVQLFRAKTVDVSPEAVTIEATGGSDKLEAMLKMLEPFGIKELVQSGTIAIGRGARSITDRSLRALDRSA from the coding sequence ACAAGCCGGGTGTCCTCGCCCGGATCACCGCCCTGTTCTCCCGCCGCGGCTTCAACATCGACTCGCTCGCCGTCGGTGTCACCGAGCACCCCGACATCTCGCGCATCACCATCGTGGTGAACGTGATCGAGGCGCTGCCGCTCGAACAGGTCACCAAGCAGCTCAACAAGCTCGTCAACGTGCTGAAGATCGTCGAACTGGAACCCGGCTCGGCGGTGCAGCGCGAACTCGTTCTGGTGAAGGTGCGCGCCGACAACGAGACGCGCTCCCAGATCGTCGAGATCGTCCAGCTGTTCCGCGCCAAGACCGTGGACGTCTCTCCGGAGGCCGTCACCATCGAGGCCACCGGCGGCAGCGACAAGCTGGAGGCCATGCTCAAGATGCTGGAGCCGTTCGGCATCAAGGAGCTCGTCCAGTCCGGCACGATCGCGATCGGACGCGGGGCGCGTTCGATCACGGACCGCTCGCTGCGCGCGCTCGACCGATCAGCCTGA
- the ilvC gene encoding ketol-acid reductoisomerase, which translates to MAELFYDDDADLSIIQGRKVAVIGYGSQGHAHALSLRDSGVDVRVGLHEGSKSKAKAEEQGLRVVTPSEAAAEADVIMILVPDPIQAQVYEESIKDNLKDGDALFFGHGLNIRFGFIKPPAGVDVAMVAPKGPGHLVRRQYEEGRGVPCIAAVEQDSTGSAFPLALSYAKGIGGTRAGVIKTTFTEETETDLFGEQAVLCGGTAALVKAGFETLTEAGYQPEIAYFECLHELKLIVDLMYEGGLEKMRWSVSETAEWGDYVTGPRIITDATKAEMKKVLAEIQDGTFAKNWMEEYHSGLKKYNEYKTQDENSLLETTGKELRKLMSWVNDEA; encoded by the coding sequence GTGGCCGAGCTGTTCTATGACGACGACGCCGACCTGTCCATCATCCAGGGCCGCAAGGTCGCGGTCATCGGCTACGGCAGCCAGGGCCACGCCCACGCGCTGTCGCTGCGCGACTCGGGTGTCGACGTCCGCGTCGGTCTGCACGAGGGCTCCAAGTCCAAGGCCAAGGCCGAGGAGCAGGGCCTGCGCGTGGTGACGCCGTCGGAGGCCGCGGCCGAGGCCGACGTCATCATGATCCTGGTGCCGGACCCGATCCAGGCCCAGGTCTACGAGGAGTCCATCAAGGACAACCTGAAGGACGGCGACGCGCTGTTCTTCGGCCACGGTCTGAACATCCGCTTCGGCTTCATCAAGCCCCCGGCCGGTGTCGACGTCGCCATGGTCGCCCCCAAGGGCCCGGGCCACCTGGTGCGCCGCCAGTACGAGGAGGGTCGCGGCGTTCCCTGCATCGCGGCCGTCGAGCAGGACTCCACGGGCAGCGCCTTCCCGCTCGCCCTGTCCTACGCCAAGGGCATCGGAGGCACCCGCGCGGGCGTCATCAAGACGACCTTCACGGAGGAGACCGAGACCGACCTGTTCGGTGAGCAGGCCGTTCTCTGCGGTGGCACCGCGGCGCTGGTCAAGGCGGGCTTCGAGACGCTGACCGAGGCCGGCTACCAGCCGGAGATCGCGTACTTCGAGTGCCTCCACGAGCTGAAGCTCATCGTCGACCTCATGTACGAGGGCGGCCTGGAGAAGATGCGCTGGTCGGTCTCCGAGACCGCCGAGTGGGGCGACTACGTCACCGGCCCGCGGATCATCACGGACGCCACCAAGGCCGAGATGAAGAAGGTCCTCGCGGAGATCCAGGACGGCACCTTCGCCAAGAACTGGATGGAGGAGTACCACTCCGGCCTGAAGAAGTACAACGAGTACAAGACGCAGGACGAGAACAGCCTCCTGGAGACCACCGGCAAGGAGCTCCGGAAGCTCATGTCGTGGGTCAACGACGAGGCGTAA
- a CDS encoding MFS transporter, with protein MTNSKHSTSTTPAPGGGLAGRREWTALSVLMLPLLLVSMDVSVLYFAIPAISADLEPSGTQQLWIFDIYAFVLAGLLMTMGSLGDRIGRRKLLLFGAAAFGTASVMAAYADSAEMLIAARAVLGIGGATLMPSTMAIIRTMFTDPGQRAKAIGLWSGVMTGGIALGSVMSGVLVEYFWWGSVFLVNLPAMVLLLVLGPILLPESRNPEPGRFDLLSVPLSMAAVLPVIYGVKEIPSEGWKLEYGASIVVGLVFAALFVQRQRTAKSPLISPELFRGRGFAPAVVLNLVSAFGMMGSAYFTTQYMQSVLGKSSMEAALWSLLPTVLVGVAAPVAAQLVQKGVHRAHVVSGGFVLGACGYGLLALTGTDSMWLVLAGAGVLASGIVTVMSQMMDLALGTVPVGNAGAAASLLETGAEFGGALGMAVLGSIGTAVYRHEIPSGAPAPAQETLGGALAVAHQLPGGAGDALVRAAREAFTSGMQAAAIAGAVLLLGAAGVAAATLRRVRVREVGAEAPHPEQAPA; from the coding sequence ATGACGAACTCGAAGCACTCGACGAGCACCACCCCCGCACCCGGCGGAGGCCTCGCCGGCCGCCGCGAATGGACCGCCCTCAGCGTCCTGATGCTTCCGCTGCTCCTGGTCTCGATGGATGTCTCGGTCCTCTACTTCGCGATCCCCGCGATCAGCGCGGACCTGGAGCCGAGCGGTACCCAGCAGCTGTGGATCTTCGACATCTACGCGTTCGTGCTCGCCGGACTGCTGATGACGATGGGCTCGCTCGGCGACCGCATAGGCCGCCGCAAGCTCCTTCTCTTCGGCGCCGCCGCCTTCGGCACGGCCTCGGTCATGGCCGCCTACGCCGACAGCGCCGAGATGCTGATCGCGGCCCGCGCGGTCCTCGGCATCGGTGGCGCCACCCTCATGCCGTCGACGATGGCGATCATCCGCACGATGTTCACCGACCCCGGGCAGCGCGCGAAGGCGATCGGTCTGTGGTCCGGCGTCATGACCGGCGGTATCGCGCTCGGTTCGGTGATGAGCGGGGTCCTCGTCGAGTACTTCTGGTGGGGCTCGGTCTTCCTCGTCAACCTGCCCGCGATGGTGCTGCTGCTGGTCCTCGGCCCGATCCTGCTCCCCGAGTCCAGGAACCCGGAACCGGGCCGTTTCGACCTGCTCAGCGTGCCGCTGTCGATGGCCGCCGTGCTGCCCGTCATCTACGGCGTGAAGGAAATCCCGTCCGAGGGATGGAAGTTGGAGTACGGCGCCTCGATCGTCGTCGGTCTCGTCTTCGCCGCGCTCTTCGTCCAGCGGCAGCGCACCGCCAAGTCCCCGCTGATCTCACCCGAGTTGTTCCGGGGCCGGGGCTTCGCGCCCGCCGTCGTGCTCAACCTGGTCTCCGCGTTCGGGATGATGGGGTCGGCGTACTTCACCACTCAGTACATGCAGTCGGTCCTCGGCAAGAGCTCCATGGAGGCCGCCCTGTGGTCACTGCTGCCGACGGTCCTGGTCGGGGTCGCCGCGCCGGTCGCCGCGCAGCTGGTGCAGAAGGGCGTCCACCGCGCCCACGTCGTCTCCGGCGGCTTCGTCCTCGGCGCGTGCGGCTACGGGCTGCTGGCCCTCACCGGGACCGACTCGATGTGGCTGGTCCTCGCCGGGGCCGGAGTCCTCGCCTCGGGGATCGTCACCGTGATGTCCCAGATGATGGATCTGGCGCTGGGCACCGTCCCCGTCGGCAACGCGGGCGCCGCGGCCTCGCTGCTGGAGACGGGTGCCGAGTTCGGCGGGGCGCTCGGTATGGCGGTCCTCGGGTCCATCGGTACGGCCGTCTACCGCCACGAGATTCCGTCCGGCGCCCCGGCGCCGGCCCAGGAGACCCTGGGCGGCGCGCTGGCGGTCGCCCATCAGTTGCCGGGCGGCGCGGGCGATGCGCTGGTGCGGGCCGCGCGGGAGGCGTTCACCAGTGGGATGCAGGCGGCGGCGATCGCGGGGGCGGTGTTGTTGCTGGGGGCGGCGGGGGTGGCGGCTGCGACGTTGCGGCGCGTGCGGGTGCGCGAAGTCGGGGCCGAGGCCCCGCACCCTGAACAGGCGCCCGCCTGA
- a CDS encoding PucR family transcriptional regulator — MRENARVSDEHRDHKEPREHREHRDHRGDHGGYQELVDEISALLGVPATLENRDFELIAFGAYDSEGELDASALDPVRTRSILTRRSTAAVRTWFEGFGITRATAPVHIPPTPEAGVYRGRICLPVRHRGVVLGYVWLLEDDPGPSEAQLSAAMEVAARIGDLLADEAQAGADLTRELRAVLTAERGWQRDMAVAELRTALGPRGDGLHAVVCVAPWPSADPDDAPSVRTVPGATALCTVPWGATGQSLALLVRLRSADVLTPARTAATRFVREADGERGGGQGTAKGAGTTVAAGVAGARVGLAELGAAWQEASAAARAVLAEPRLGPVAEWASIGPFRLLTALPPEAAHDPAVRTLLSPAHRELARTAEVFLDCAGQAGRTAAELGIHRQTLYYRLSRVEQLTGLDLDDGEDRLLLHMALKGARL, encoded by the coding sequence TTGCGGGAGAATGCCCGGGTGAGCGACGAACACAGGGATCACAAAGAGCCCCGGGAACACCGGGAGCACCGAGATCACCGTGGCGACCACGGCGGCTACCAGGAGCTGGTCGACGAGATCTCGGCGCTCCTCGGCGTGCCCGCGACGCTGGAGAACCGGGACTTCGAGCTGATCGCCTTCGGCGCCTACGACAGCGAGGGCGAGCTCGACGCGTCGGCCCTGGACCCCGTACGGACCCGCTCGATCCTCACCCGTCGCTCCACGGCGGCGGTCCGCACCTGGTTCGAGGGCTTCGGCATCACGCGCGCGACGGCCCCCGTGCACATCCCGCCCACCCCGGAGGCGGGCGTGTACCGGGGCCGGATCTGTCTGCCGGTACGCCATCGGGGTGTCGTCCTCGGCTACGTCTGGCTGCTGGAGGACGACCCCGGCCCGTCCGAGGCACAGCTCTCCGCGGCGATGGAGGTCGCCGCCCGCATCGGCGACCTGCTCGCGGACGAGGCACAGGCGGGCGCGGACCTCACCCGCGAGCTGCGGGCGGTCCTCACCGCCGAGCGCGGCTGGCAGCGGGACATGGCGGTGGCCGAGCTGCGCACCGCCCTCGGCCCGCGCGGCGACGGCCTGCACGCGGTGGTGTGCGTCGCCCCCTGGCCCTCCGCCGACCCGGACGACGCCCCTTCGGTCCGTACGGTGCCGGGCGCGACCGCGCTGTGCACGGTGCCGTGGGGGGCCACCGGCCAGAGCCTCGCCCTTCTCGTACGGCTGCGCTCGGCGGACGTACTGACTCCGGCACGCACGGCGGCGACACGCTTCGTACGGGAGGCGGACGGGGAGCGCGGGGGCGGGCAGGGAACGGCGAAGGGTGCCGGGACGACCGTGGCCGCCGGAGTCGCCGGCGCCCGGGTGGGCCTCGCCGAGCTGGGGGCGGCCTGGCAGGAGGCGTCCGCCGCCGCCCGCGCGGTCCTCGCGGAGCCCCGCCTCGGCCCGGTCGCCGAGTGGGCCTCCATCGGCCCGTTCCGTCTCCTCACGGCCCTCCCTCCGGAGGCGGCCCACGACCCCGCCGTCCGCACCCTCCTCTCCCCCGCGCACCGCGAACTCGCCCGCACCGCCGAGGTGTTCCTGGACTGCGCGGGCCAGGCGGGGCGCACGGCGGCGGAGTTGGGCATCCACCGGCAGACCCTCTACTACCGGCTGTCCCGCGTCGAGCAGCTGACCGGCCTCGACCTGGACGACGGCGAGGACCGCCTGCTGCTGCACATGGCGTTGAAGGGGGCGCGACTGTGA
- a CDS encoding proline dehydrogenase family protein has protein sequence MLGPVILAASRSDRMRRFVSAAPGTKQVVARFIAGESVDQVVPVVQDAVAKGLEVTLDVVGEDITTREQAFAARDAYLELIEHLKVLDLGTKAEMSIKLSMFGQALEGGHELALANVRPVVEAAAAIGTTVTLDAEDHTTLDSMFAIHEELRKDFPQTGCVIQAYLYRTEADARRLAASGSRVRLVKGAYKEPAEVAYQDKAETDKAYVRVLRVLMEGEGYPMIGSHDPRLISIAQELARKAGRKLDEYEFQMLYGIRSEEHLRLAAEGHRMRVYTAYGTDWYGYFMRRLAEKPANLLFFARSILTKG, from the coding sequence GTGCTGGGTCCCGTGATTCTCGCCGCGTCGCGCAGCGACCGGATGCGTCGCTTCGTGTCGGCGGCCCCCGGCACCAAGCAGGTGGTCGCCCGCTTCATCGCCGGTGAGAGCGTCGACCAGGTCGTTCCGGTCGTTCAGGACGCCGTCGCCAAGGGCCTGGAGGTCACCCTCGACGTCGTCGGCGAGGACATCACCACCCGCGAGCAGGCCTTCGCCGCCCGGGACGCGTACCTGGAGCTCATCGAGCATCTGAAGGTGCTGGACCTCGGCACCAAGGCCGAGATGTCGATCAAGCTGTCGATGTTCGGGCAAGCGCTGGAGGGCGGCCACGAGCTGGCCCTCGCCAACGTGCGCCCCGTCGTCGAGGCAGCCGCCGCCATCGGTACCACCGTCACCCTGGACGCCGAGGACCACACCACCCTCGACTCGATGTTCGCCATCCACGAGGAGCTGCGGAAGGACTTCCCGCAGACCGGCTGCGTCATCCAGGCCTACCTGTACCGCACCGAGGCCGACGCCCGCCGCCTCGCCGCGAGCGGCAGCCGCGTCCGCCTGGTGAAGGGCGCCTACAAGGAGCCCGCCGAGGTCGCGTACCAGGACAAGGCCGAGACCGACAAGGCGTACGTCCGCGTCCTGCGCGTCCTGATGGAGGGCGAGGGGTACCCGATGATCGGGTCCCACGACCCGCGCCTCATCTCCATCGCGCAGGAGCTGGCGCGCAAGGCCGGGCGCAAGCTGGACGAGTACGAGTTCCAGATGCTGTACGGCATCCGGAGCGAGGAGCACCTGCGGCTCGCCGCCGAGGGCCACCGGATGCGGGTCTACACCGCGTACGGCACCGACTGGTACGGCTACTTCATGCGCCGCCTCGCCGAGAAGCCGGCCAACCTGCTGTTTTTCGCCCGCTCGATTCTGACCAAGGGCTGA